In a genomic window of Nocardia fluminea:
- a CDS encoding type IV secretory system conjugative DNA transfer family protein produces MFSPRETRRRAKSGMGEEAGMLLILLALLAVVFVLWAALKLGSWSAGQPMSWNPFIALLSVLAADKRWPWQATPIAVVLLCAIGALAVRGVQMFNTGREVDVAARTMQRPGKIRIARVADNLADNQRLLADAPPEVRANPGPLLGRTVIGDIALHVPAELGVTVTAGQRTGKTVAWAIPAVLSAWGPCLATSNKPDLYRHTVYGREQVGRVWVCDLQAVTGHVVCGFWVNLFNQVTGLPAARKLAGFFVSGSAGSANEIANAKTDAYFDGGAQELFALCVFAAACAGGDLHHVAEWLGRDQDPTPALVLRHYGHDRPAARIVECQGLYARQRDGLYDMARRFLNVLSDSGYAQMVTPPVRKLFQVSETAAKPTTAAPSRGGKVSSIRNGVVIESTEQARTHLLPEFDPVAFVTSNDTLYPLSMTGPDGATPLTAALVGQVLEAALTQARARPDGRLATPLLCVLDEAANCARISELPSYYTYSAGCGIILMTILQVLEQGENLWGANGLKTMMAQSIEVYGGSIASRDYLEHWSAMAGQHDVSDRSRTHTPGGIQRSLSWRAEPILDVAMLAALPKDRALVRLPGHGPVVVRKIPWFDSEYAPLVRKSMQRFEGGRVSLVKSSPSVAGGQS; encoded by the coding sequence ATGTTCTCTCCCCGTGAAACCCGCCGGCGCGCCAAATCCGGGATGGGTGAGGAAGCCGGCATGCTCCTCATTCTGTTGGCACTGCTCGCTGTCGTGTTCGTGCTGTGGGCGGCGTTGAAACTCGGCAGCTGGTCGGCCGGGCAGCCGATGTCATGGAACCCGTTCATCGCCTTGCTGTCGGTCCTCGCCGCAGACAAACGATGGCCCTGGCAAGCGACGCCGATCGCCGTGGTGCTGCTGTGCGCGATCGGCGCGCTGGCGGTGCGCGGGGTTCAGATGTTCAACACCGGCCGCGAGGTCGATGTGGCCGCGCGAACGATGCAACGGCCAGGCAAGATCCGCATCGCTCGCGTCGCCGACAACCTCGCCGACAACCAACGATTGCTCGCCGACGCGCCACCCGAAGTGCGAGCGAATCCGGGACCGCTGTTGGGGCGCACGGTCATCGGCGACATCGCCCTGCACGTACCCGCCGAACTCGGTGTCACAGTGACGGCCGGTCAGCGCACCGGCAAGACCGTCGCATGGGCGATCCCGGCGGTGCTCTCGGCATGGGGGCCGTGCCTTGCCACGTCGAACAAACCGGACCTGTACCGGCACACCGTGTATGGGCGCGAGCAAGTCGGCCGGGTATGGGTGTGTGACCTGCAAGCGGTGACCGGGCACGTTGTCTGCGGGTTCTGGGTGAATCTGTTCAACCAAGTCACCGGGTTACCCGCGGCGCGAAAGCTGGCGGGTTTCTTCGTGTCCGGGTCGGCCGGTTCGGCCAATGAGATCGCCAATGCGAAGACCGATGCCTACTTCGACGGCGGCGCGCAAGAGCTGTTCGCGCTGTGTGTCTTCGCCGCCGCGTGCGCGGGCGGGGACCTGCACCATGTCGCGGAATGGCTCGGCCGCGACCAAGATCCGACCCCGGCATTGGTTTTGCGCCACTACGGCCACGACCGACCCGCGGCCAGGATCGTCGAATGCCAAGGCCTCTACGCCAGGCAACGCGATGGCCTCTACGACATGGCGCGAAGGTTCCTCAACGTGCTCTCCGATTCCGGGTACGCGCAAATGGTCACGCCCCCGGTTCGGAAACTGTTCCAGGTCAGCGAAACCGCTGCCAAGCCGACGACCGCGGCACCGAGTCGGGGCGGGAAAGTGTCCTCGATTCGCAACGGCGTGGTGATCGAGTCCACCGAACAGGCGCGGACCCACCTGTTGCCGGAATTCGATCCCGTCGCGTTCGTCACCTCCAACGACACCCTGTATCCGCTGTCGATGACCGGGCCTGATGGTGCCACGCCCTTGACCGCCGCGCTGGTCGGCCAAGTCCTCGAAGCCGCCTTAACCCAAGCGCGAGCCCGCCCGGATGGGCGGCTGGCGACACCGTTGTTGTGTGTGCTCGACGAGGCCGCCAACTGCGCCCGAATCAGTGAACTGCCGTCCTACTACACGTATTCGGCGGGTTGCGGGATCATCTTGATGACGATCCTCCAGGTCCTCGAGCAAGGTGAAAACCTGTGGGGTGCCAATGGTTTGAAGACCATGATGGCCCAGTCGATCGAGGTCTACGGCGGCTCCATTGCCTCCCGGGACTACTTGGAGCATTGGTCAGCGATGGCCGGGCAACACGACGTCTCCGACCGCTCCCGCACCCACACACCCGGCGGTATCCAACGCAGCCTGTCCTGGCGCGCAGAACCCATCCTCGATGTCGCGATGCTCGCCGCCCTGCCGAAAGACCGCGCCCTGGTCCGACTTCCCGGCCACGGGCCAGTCGTGGTCCGCAAAATTCCCTGGTTCGACAGCGAGTACGCGCCGCTGGTGCGCAAGTCGATGCAACGGTTCGAAGGTGGGCGGGTCTCACTGGTCAAGTCGAGCCCATCGGTAGCAGGCGGCCAGTCGTGA
- a CDS encoding DUF4913 domain-containing protein has translation MPPQFGHFTDFAQAWMLPTISVRLAQANRENTFTWCSRWWSHRPVAVRVAHLHTAFEAMRRSKAGSSLSTFLLSHFDPHVNLILDAANGPLHRCTRTHHQTTPSLPFDPVPPGWFGTKPPVDDGKPPKKFDHYSEFAEQWLLPVTSVKIAANNREGQYTWCRQWWRHQSVAIRFAGLHACFEAAVNAEDKMAMSALFVRHVDPQLRYVLDAANGPLHRCTPDQHVDSPGLTSERVPANWFGAPGSAIPIEALGFAPDFRALAQGGEPQ, from the coding sequence ATGCCGCCGCAGTTCGGTCATTTCACCGATTTCGCGCAGGCGTGGATGTTGCCCACGATCAGCGTCCGGTTGGCGCAAGCGAACCGGGAGAACACCTTCACCTGGTGCTCGCGGTGGTGGTCTCATCGCCCGGTCGCGGTGCGGGTCGCCCATTTGCATACCGCGTTCGAGGCGATGCGCCGCTCCAAGGCAGGATCGAGCCTGAGCACCTTCCTGCTGAGTCACTTCGACCCGCACGTCAACCTCATCCTCGACGCGGCGAACGGCCCCCTGCACCGATGCACCCGCACCCATCACCAGACCACCCCGTCGTTGCCGTTCGACCCCGTCCCACCTGGTTGGTTCGGCACCAAGCCCCCCGTCGACGACGGTAAACCGCCGAAGAAGTTCGACCACTACAGCGAATTCGCCGAACAGTGGTTGCTGCCGGTGACGTCAGTAAAGATCGCCGCCAACAATCGTGAGGGCCAGTACACGTGGTGTCGGCAGTGGTGGCGCCACCAAAGCGTCGCCATCCGCTTCGCCGGGCTGCACGCCTGCTTCGAGGCCGCGGTCAATGCCGAGGACAAGATGGCGATGTCAGCCTTGTTCGTCCGTCACGTCGACCCGCAGCTCCGCTACGTCCTCGACGCCGCCAACGGGCCCCTGCACAGGTGCACACCCGACCAGCACGTCGATAGCCCTGGGCTCACGAGCGAGCGGGTTCCGGCGAATTGGTTCGGCGCCCCCGGATCGGCGATCCCGATCGAAGCCCTCGGCTTCGCTCCGGACTTCCGGGCCTTGGCGCAGGGCGGTGAGCCGCAGTGA
- a CDS encoding acyl-CoA dehydrogenase family protein — translation MTTVDGLPILAHPHGSRLPMPSDPTVDSLRTAILGTETFLHHRVRAVIAGLGDRPSTGLTYPTEASMAPDLLRATIAALGGSAVAIANDPRLHGIVCEWAAVFAPHLLPVLTGHLDLSIGAVTALGNSSAYQRELLTELDTGAAVGVLLLTELGGTNGADQQTIATWDSTRGGFWLDSPDPASWKFMPNIADTTTPKIGVITARVIVDGRDEGVLPLLTRVRTQQGLQPGLSVLALPDKGWAPMDHALILFDQLFVPADGLLGGTWAQIGADGFESTVPVRARFHRAIATLGQGRLDLAGAAAAGARAGLAVTVNYALQRRPGGRTLMADRGMVRRDLVSALAATYATSVLGRRVQDIAATAPTGDPVVGVWSMLVKPLLAYTAHEVLLTCRQRSGAQGSLRTNWIQDWIGNTEGTITAEGESQLLWKQAGQLTFRDFAALALPRTPRILPWYVRMLGDREKGIAAGWRRDDIAVAGITIDRDTAAIELAAATSERLAATALWQASTTAEDDIARGLLESATAVYALERILCRGTWFAANGRMPPRVAQRVHRDLHHHREHLGAHLGELAAGFDIALDVFDAPMAAPDYLRWWQEWAGWPSTPTITSASDEAKP, via the coding sequence ATGACCACTGTAGATGGACTGCCAATTCTCGCCCACCCCCACGGGAGCCGCCTGCCGATGCCCTCCGACCCGACCGTCGACTCGTTGCGCACCGCGATTCTCGGTACCGAAACCTTCCTGCATCACCGAGTGCGTGCCGTGATCGCCGGACTCGGTGACCGACCCAGCACAGGTCTGACCTACCCGACCGAAGCGAGCATGGCACCAGACCTGCTCCGCGCAACGATCGCAGCACTAGGTGGGTCGGCCGTCGCGATCGCCAACGATCCCCGGCTGCACGGGATCGTGTGTGAATGGGCGGCGGTCTTCGCCCCACATTTGCTGCCGGTCCTGACCGGCCACCTCGACTTGTCGATAGGGGCGGTCACCGCGTTAGGCAACAGCTCTGCCTACCAGCGTGAACTGCTCACCGAACTCGATACCGGCGCCGCGGTCGGAGTGCTGCTGTTGACCGAACTCGGTGGCACCAACGGTGCCGACCAGCAGACCATCGCCACCTGGGACAGCACCCGAGGTGGGTTCTGGCTCGACTCGCCCGACCCGGCGAGCTGGAAGTTCATGCCCAACATCGCCGACACCACCACCCCCAAAATCGGAGTGATCACCGCCCGCGTCATCGTCGACGGTCGAGACGAAGGTGTCCTGCCGCTCCTGACCAGGGTGCGCACACAGCAAGGCCTCCAACCTGGGCTGAGTGTGCTTGCACTGCCTGACAAAGGTTGGGCGCCAATGGATCACGCGCTCATCCTGTTTGACCAGCTGTTCGTACCCGCTGATGGGTTGCTCGGTGGGACATGGGCTCAGATAGGCGCTGACGGGTTCGAGTCGACGGTGCCGGTGCGCGCACGGTTCCACCGGGCGATCGCGACATTAGGGCAGGGGCGACTGGATCTGGCAGGCGCGGCCGCAGCCGGTGCGCGAGCAGGGTTGGCCGTGACGGTCAACTACGCACTGCAACGCCGCCCTGGTGGACGGACATTGATGGCTGATCGGGGCATGGTCCGCCGCGACCTGGTCTCCGCGCTCGCGGCGACCTACGCCACCAGCGTGCTCGGGCGCCGCGTGCAGGACATCGCAGCGACCGCACCGACCGGAGATCCGGTCGTGGGCGTGTGGTCGATGCTGGTCAAACCGCTGCTGGCCTACACCGCGCACGAGGTGCTACTGACCTGTCGGCAACGCAGCGGCGCGCAGGGATCACTGCGTACCAACTGGATTCAGGACTGGATCGGCAACACCGAAGGAACTATCACCGCCGAGGGTGAGTCGCAGCTGCTGTGGAAACAAGCCGGACAACTCACCTTCCGTGATTTTGCTGCCTTGGCGCTGCCGCGCACGCCCCGGATTTTGCCTTGGTACGTGCGGATGCTGGGCGATCGGGAAAAGGGCATAGCAGCCGGGTGGCGCCGCGATGACATCGCCGTCGCGGGGATCACGATCGATCGCGACACCGCCGCCATCGAACTCGCCGCGGCGACCAGTGAACGACTCGCGGCGACCGCGTTGTGGCAGGCATCGACGACGGCCGAAGACGATATAGCCCGTGGCCTGCTCGAATCCGCTACCGCTGTTTACGCGCTGGAACGAATCCTGTGCCGTGGTACCTGGTTCGCCGCGAATGGTCGGATGCCACCCCGAGTAGCACAACGCGTTCACCGCGATCTGCACCACCATCGTGAGCACCTGGGAGCACACCTGGGGGAGTTGGCCGCCGGGTTCGACATCGCCCTGGACGTTTTCGACGCGCCGATGGCCGCCCCGGACTACTTGCGGTGGTGGCAAGAATGGGCAGGTTGGCCGAGCACCCCAACCATCACCTCGGCCAGCGACGAGGCGAAGCCATGA
- a CDS encoding flavin-containing monooxygenase — protein sequence MTEPMTKHSVVVVGAGFGGLTMAAELKQAGVENFLVLEEGPEVGGVWRENTYPGCSCDVPAHLYSFAFDPYRDAHVRYPGQQAILTYMREVADRNGLRSHLRCNVSVVSADYSDTDRTWALSTATGEIIYTDAVVWALGQLHRPAIPRVRGTQTFGGPAFHSARWDHTADLSGQIAVVGTGSSSAQMIPELARVAAGVTVYQRSPSWVLPKPGASFGPLSRRALTHVPGLHDLYRAGLYHAADLVLAPIMRAGWSAGPAELVARAHLRWQVRDRELRAKLTPNYRIGEKRILLDSGYYPALSQPHVELVTDRIDRLGPDGIRTVDGTERRADVIVWATGFRAPEFLAGMRIRGRGGVDLHDRWRRDGRPTAFYGLAVPSFPNLYMIAGPHSFTPSNSNPSVKQHQARYIMRCLALSADWGAPVEVIERAMASYIDRLDRALARTVWCDGAARTWWKRADGTITNAWPGTVSEFEQAIADSDPAESFVRVAANARALVERR from the coding sequence ATGACCGAACCCATGACCAAGCACAGTGTGGTCGTGGTCGGCGCGGGATTCGGTGGGCTCACCATGGCCGCAGAACTGAAACAAGCTGGCGTGGAGAATTTTCTGGTCCTCGAGGAAGGACCAGAGGTCGGCGGGGTATGGCGGGAGAACACCTACCCGGGCTGTTCCTGCGATGTGCCCGCCCACCTGTACAGTTTCGCGTTCGACCCCTACCGAGACGCCCATGTGCGTTACCCGGGCCAGCAGGCGATCTTGACCTACATGCGAGAGGTCGCCGACCGCAACGGGTTGCGCTCGCACCTACGGTGCAACGTCTCCGTGGTGAGCGCGGATTACTCCGACACTGACCGCACTTGGGCGTTGAGCACCGCCACCGGCGAGATCATTTACACGGACGCGGTCGTGTGGGCGCTCGGCCAACTGCATCGACCCGCGATTCCTCGGGTGCGTGGAACGCAGACCTTCGGCGGCCCTGCGTTCCACTCCGCACGGTGGGATCACACCGCCGACCTGAGCGGGCAGATCGCCGTCGTCGGGACCGGTTCCTCGTCGGCACAGATGATTCCCGAGCTGGCCCGCGTTGCGGCCGGTGTCACCGTGTATCAGCGTTCCCCGTCCTGGGTACTGCCCAAGCCTGGCGCGTCGTTCGGACCGCTGTCACGAAGAGCACTCACACATGTGCCCGGTCTGCACGACCTTTACCGGGCGGGGCTCTACCACGCCGCTGATCTGGTTCTCGCGCCGATCATGCGCGCGGGGTGGTCGGCGGGACCTGCCGAACTCGTTGCGCGGGCCCACCTTCGGTGGCAGGTGCGAGATCGTGAGCTGCGCGCGAAGCTCACACCGAACTACCGGATCGGGGAGAAACGGATCCTGCTCGACAGCGGATATTATCCGGCGCTGTCCCAGCCACACGTCGAGCTGGTGACCGACCGCATCGACCGGCTCGGCCCGGACGGGATCCGCACTGTCGACGGCACCGAGCGCCGCGCGGATGTCATCGTGTGGGCCACCGGGTTCCGCGCGCCGGAATTTCTTGCCGGGATGCGGATCCGTGGCCGCGGCGGGGTGGACCTGCACGACCGGTGGCGGCGAGATGGGCGACCGACCGCCTTCTACGGACTTGCGGTGCCCAGCTTTCCGAATCTCTACATGATCGCTGGGCCGCACTCGTTCACTCCGTCGAACAGCAATCCCTCGGTCAAGCAACACCAGGCCCGGTACATCATGCGCTGTCTGGCCCTCAGTGCAGACTGGGGTGCGCCGGTGGAGGTGATCGAGCGGGCGATGGCGAGCTACATCGATCGGTTGGATCGTGCTCTCGCCCGAACTGTCTGGTGCGATGGTGCGGCGAGGACGTGGTGGAAGCGCGCTGACGGCACGATCACCAATGCCTGGCCTGGAACCGTCAGCGAGTTCGAACAAGCGATCGCAGACAGCGATCCAGCCGAATCGTTCGTGCGGGTGGCCGCGAATGCTAGAGCTCTGGTGGAGCGCCGATGA
- a CDS encoding cytochrome P450: MIETTTATGLSAKLPHPRFRLPLLGDILTTDFAKPCQRLAEQARELGPVFEQKLFGYPAIIVTGVEAVEEVNDESRWEKHVGHALIKLRPLAGDGLFTAYNSEPNWAKAHTILAPAFTKSAMANYHGSIIETVRELTDVWSATPQWIDVPATTNKLTFEIIARAGFSHSFGSLADSNSGSFVEAMVRELAYANRRTDVLPLFDKVFRRDDRERHLADLTHAHAVVDDIIEARKGHPHREYRDILDLMLDSVDPETGERLDTVNIRNQILTFLIAGSETSANTIAFALHYLSTRPDIAATVRVELDERWPTAEFPDIRYDDVAKLRSLRRVIDETLRLWPTGPGYFRRAKQDTTLGGRYRFAKKDWVLVLLLAAHRDPAWGPDADQFNPDRFLPDNLRGLPPRVYKPFGTGPRACIGRQFAYHEIAVTLAVLLHQFDLESDPGYDLDVRETLTLKPAGLRLRAHSRR, from the coding sequence ATGATCGAGACGACCACCGCTACGGGGCTATCGGCGAAGCTGCCGCATCCCCGATTTCGGCTACCGCTGCTCGGCGACATCCTGACCACCGATTTCGCAAAGCCGTGCCAACGGCTGGCCGAGCAAGCGCGGGAGTTGGGGCCGGTCTTCGAACAGAAGCTGTTCGGTTACCCCGCGATCATCGTCACCGGAGTCGAGGCCGTCGAGGAAGTCAACGACGAGTCGCGGTGGGAAAAGCACGTCGGGCACGCGCTGATCAAACTGCGACCACTGGCGGGCGACGGATTGTTCACCGCCTACAACTCCGAGCCGAATTGGGCCAAGGCACACACCATTCTCGCCCCAGCCTTCACCAAGTCGGCGATGGCCAACTACCACGGCTCGATCATCGAGACCGTTCGGGAGTTGACCGATGTCTGGTCCGCGACACCGCAGTGGATCGACGTGCCGGCGACGACGAACAAGCTGACGTTCGAAATCATTGCGCGCGCAGGGTTCTCGCATTCCTTCGGTTCGCTGGCCGATTCGAACAGCGGTTCCTTCGTCGAAGCGATGGTGCGTGAGCTCGCCTACGCCAACCGTCGCACCGACGTCCTTCCCTTGTTCGACAAAGTCTTCCGACGCGACGACCGCGAGCGACACCTGGCCGACCTGACGCATGCGCACGCTGTCGTCGACGACATCATCGAGGCCCGCAAAGGCCATCCCCATCGTGAGTATCGCGACATCCTCGATCTCATGCTCGACAGCGTCGACCCAGAAACCGGGGAACGTCTCGACACGGTCAACATCCGAAACCAGATCCTCACCTTCCTCATCGCGGGCAGTGAGACCTCCGCCAACACCATCGCTTTCGCTCTGCACTACCTCTCGACCCGCCCCGACATCGCCGCGACCGTCCGCGTCGAACTCGATGAGCGTTGGCCCACAGCGGAATTCCCGGACATCCGCTACGACGACGTGGCCAAGCTGCGTAGTCTGCGCCGCGTCATCGACGAAACTCTGCGGCTGTGGCCAACCGGGCCCGGATACTTCCGCCGGGCCAAGCAAGACACCACGCTAGGCGGCCGCTATCGATTCGCTAAGAAGGACTGGGTACTGGTGCTACTCCTCGCCGCCCATCGAGACCCCGCCTGGGGCCCCGATGCCGATCAGTTCAATCCCGACCGGTTCCTGCCGGACAACCTTCGCGGCCTACCGCCCCGCGTCTACAAGCCTTTCGGTACTGGCCCCCGTGCCTGCATCGGGCGCCAGTTCGCGTACCACGAAATAGCGGTCACCCTCGCGGTGCTTCTGCACCAGTTCGACCTGGAATCCGACCCCGGCTATGACCTCGATGTCCGCGAAACTCTCACCCTCAAGCCTGCAGGGCTCCGGCTGCGCGCACATAGCCGCCGCTAG
- a CDS encoding MAB_1171c family putative transporter has translation MTSAVSATIAWPIIVAMTLVVGARWNWFASSTAERYLNTTLTIILATQLLRERAVQHAIAEHTPLSVTAIQQLTLCTIVCSIAPFLCVVGMLSGWNTKHARQQCLRYAFVAVALSALMLIAGTRARRAHMPIEITGGWDGVLVWVGFSVLPTYLAYVMVSRCHTEYRQPGVIRSEKLVLAGIAAAGATIGVTTAIALVLAVLQELHLLDSVEYRMQTHPRNFFWIAAAIVAVSAAPPLRSATRWLGYDTTSRQWRQLRSLWQAMVSLFPDSRLPLGPRPSQRRITTLQLHRATVEIRDAMLGLRSFAHDVEPDMFATFTAREHIPRSEWDTATLALQLARAAHDRLEGIAPRAETATPLPTSTSANLADEVSELLRLAKWWSPAHRFVAADRSASHRPAESPTQKT, from the coding sequence ATGACCTCGGCAGTATCGGCAACGATCGCATGGCCGATCATCGTCGCGATGACGCTGGTGGTGGGTGCGCGTTGGAACTGGTTCGCCAGCAGCACGGCCGAACGGTACCTGAACACGACCCTCACCATCATTCTCGCGACCCAACTGCTGCGTGAACGCGCAGTACAGCACGCGATCGCCGAGCACACGCCGCTGAGTGTGACCGCGATTCAGCAACTGACGCTGTGCACAATCGTCTGCTCCATCGCACCGTTCCTCTGCGTGGTCGGCATGTTGTCGGGCTGGAATACCAAACATGCACGACAACAATGTCTTCGGTATGCGTTCGTCGCTGTCGCGTTGTCGGCCCTCATGCTCATCGCCGGTACACGAGCACGACGCGCCCACATGCCCATCGAAATAACCGGCGGTTGGGACGGGGTACTGGTGTGGGTGGGTTTCTCGGTGCTGCCGACCTACCTGGCCTATGTGATGGTCAGCCGGTGCCACACCGAATACCGGCAGCCCGGCGTGATCCGCAGCGAGAAACTTGTTCTCGCGGGCATCGCGGCAGCCGGAGCAACCATCGGAGTCACCACCGCTATCGCGCTGGTGCTCGCGGTCCTTCAGGAACTACACCTTCTCGATTCCGTCGAGTACCGGATGCAAACCCATCCGCGGAACTTCTTCTGGATCGCCGCCGCCATAGTGGCCGTGTCAGCCGCTCCGCCACTACGGTCAGCGACGCGATGGCTCGGCTACGACACGACAAGCAGGCAGTGGCGCCAGCTACGATCACTATGGCAAGCGATGGTGTCACTGTTCCCCGACAGTCGACTTCCACTTGGCCCGCGCCCGTCGCAGCGACGGATCACTACCTTGCAGCTACACCGTGCGACAGTCGAAATACGAGACGCCATGCTCGGGCTGCGTTCCTTCGCTCACGACGTAGAACCCGACATGTTCGCGACTTTCACTGCGCGAGAGCACATTCCCAGATCCGAATGGGACACAGCCACCCTCGCACTGCAGTTGGCGAGGGCCGCCCACGATCGCCTCGAGGGGATCGCACCGCGTGCCGAGACCGCAACGCCGCTACCTACCTCGACCTCAGCGAACCTCGCAGACGAGGTATCAGAGTTGTTGCGACTGGCCAAGTGGTGGTCGCCTGCCCATCGGTTCGTCGCCGCCGACCGGTCCGCTTCGCACCGACCAGCCGAATCACCAACCCAGAAGACGTAG
- a CDS encoding helix-turn-helix domain-containing protein: MRKPSVPPLSNAAAAAAITEATGVSISPAYLWQLRSGMKSNPTVQHLRAIAQFFGVSASYLLDAESDESTEAQLNLLQAMKDSGVRGLALRASGLTPRTLDSIAAIVDRAREIENLPPIESQDR, from the coding sequence ATGCGCAAGCCCTCGGTGCCGCCGCTGTCCAATGCCGCTGCCGCGGCTGCGATCACGGAGGCGACCGGGGTGTCGATCAGCCCCGCGTATCTGTGGCAACTTCGGTCGGGGATGAAGTCCAATCCGACGGTGCAGCATCTGCGCGCGATCGCGCAGTTCTTCGGAGTGTCCGCGTCGTATCTGCTCGATGCCGAGTCCGACGAGTCGACCGAGGCTCAGCTGAATTTGCTGCAAGCGATGAAAGATTCCGGTGTACGCGGCCTGGCGTTGCGGGCATCGGGTCTCACGCCTCGCACGTTGGACAGCATCGCCGCTATCGTTGATCGTGCGCGCGAGATCGAGAATCTGCCTCCGATCGAGTCGCAGGATCGCTGA
- a CDS encoding NUDIX domain-containing protein produces the protein MNRADPLYQRDPDAWRAHLAEGNAKQPRKRVGADALIHDSDGRILLVNPNYKPDWDLPGGMSDANEPPDATVRRELAEELGLDRSATPLSLLCIDWVAPHGPWDDSLMLIFDAGTLSPATISTLHIADGELEDFGFFTPDQARQRLRPYIWQRLQAALHARTTGHTAYLHDGNSTSGR, from the coding sequence ATGAACCGCGCCGACCCGCTCTACCAGCGCGATCCCGATGCCTGGCGCGCTCACCTCGCCGAAGGCAATGCCAAACAACCACGCAAGCGAGTCGGTGCCGATGCCCTCATCCACGACTCCGACGGTCGAATCCTGCTGGTCAACCCCAACTACAAGCCGGACTGGGACCTTCCTGGCGGGATGTCGGACGCCAACGAACCACCCGATGCCACCGTGCGGCGCGAGCTCGCCGAAGAACTCGGCCTGGATCGTTCCGCCACACCACTGTCGTTGCTTTGCATCGACTGGGTAGCACCCCACGGCCCATGGGACGACTCCCTCATGCTCATCTTCGACGCTGGAACTCTCAGTCCCGCAACAATTTCGACGCTTCACATCGCCGACGGCGAACTCGAGGACTTCGGCTTCTTCACACCAGACCAAGCCCGCCAACGTCTTCGCCCCTACATTTGGCAGCGGCTCCAGGCTGCACTGCACGCCCGCACCACCGGACACACCGCCTACCTTCACGACGGCAATTCCACATCTGGTCGGTGA